One Pectinophora gossypiella chromosome 9, ilPecGoss1.1, whole genome shotgun sequence genomic region harbors:
- the LOC126369496 gene encoding toll-like receptor 2, with the protein MALSLKKCLLLVVVSLWQVTNLAGTCPEICSRSNTTLTEKCSYNISLKEKLKSHLVTECCDENGQLATWLKKNVNKTLLEVYITFGTACTTRNFHFDSPLLDAFSVAVRNTKFHSIRINVKTQNLREIDLSSNKLKYINKGYFNIFSNLRKLILSKNEIVNIFQESFNGLSKLESLDLSENNLTSLANVFTPLKNLQHLNLSRNNIQFIHENYFNNWLLQHLDVSHNNLRKLAPGALQLLPNLARLLLTDNPHLGVTQLDTQLLVGTGRRLQQIDASRTGLFQVPEAFTHSVRFLSLVGNRISSIRCGDLDSYPLLQSLDFSDNKIISVEDDSLGRLEMLLFLNINKNILTSVPRSLPDELKYLSINYNLIKNLTIPDFKNLPNLRILMLKRNKIRYIQDHVFDDLLSLEMLDLSENPIQTLSSNTFDGPLSLRDLRLCFLNLSVPAQDGSFPMSSPESVQMLHLQASPGLARQLLADSAALAAFSHLQYLDLRMNNLSTIRNDLLFYLAQLKTLRLHGNNINCSAELWLRDWMIWNKSLSDGETCYYSTSESKADMTKYNCTFPETFTISESLPPVNLYSTEMINKLLRYYGYINNKTEKASYRRNNNKGTNELKLNRTVIQNTDKNSILFDKPKRVDLRIDNTIPSNDYLNDTAIVKARESSKVLDQNKIQNDQFNIDHRFLDIEPFLSNRNTKLENDEESIEIRRKNRSGKRLNTPVNITKKTSMKSDGNVDTKPGQLSAAVNLDNGTVHERLSTNSDEKMEYSPYQSAHSSFAQYMGTLAVSALIVTSLILWASFRLRYRRRREPARADAGDQIEVANISGGVLW; encoded by the coding sequence ATGGCTCTGTCTCTGAAGAAATGTTTACTGCTAGTGGTTGTATCTTTATGGCAAGTAACGAATCTAGCTGGAACCTGTCCAGAAATATGTTCTCGTAGCAATACAACTTTAACTGAAAAATGTtcttataatataagtttaaaggaaaaattaaaaagtcatctAGTGACTGAGTGTTGTGACGAAAATGGGCAGCTTGCAACGTGGTTGAAAAAGAACGTAAACAAAACTCTCTTAGAAGTTTATATTACTTTTGGAACAGCATGTACTACTAGAAATTTTCATTTCGATTCACCGTTGTTAGATGCTTTCTCAGTCGCTGTTAGAAATACAAAGTTTCACTCCATAAGAATTAATGTCAAGACGCAAAATTTGCGGGAAATTGACCTGTCATCAAACAAATTGAAATACATCAATAAaggatattttaatattttttcaaatctTCGGAAATTAATTCTGAGCAAGAATGAGATAGTTAATATATTCCAGGAAAGTTTTAATGGATTATCGAAATTGGAATCCTTGGatttatcagaaaataatttgacaagtttgGCAAATGTTTTCACGCCACTTAAAAATTTACAACATCTCAATTTAAGTAGAAATAACATCCAGTTTATCCATGAAAACTATTTCAATAACTGGCTGTTGCAGCATTTGGACGTTTCACATAATAATCTGAGGAAGTTGGCGCCGGGAGCTCTGCAGTTGTTGCCGAATTTAGCTCGACTGCTCTTAACTGACAATCCACACTTGGGAGTAACGCAGCTGGATACGCAACTACTAGTAGGCACTGGCCGAAGGCTACAACAAATAGATGCATCCCGAACCGGTCTGTTTCAAGTACCTGAAGCATTTACACACTCTGTCCGGTTTCTGTCCCTCGTCGGAAATCGAATATCAAGCATCAGATGTGGCGACCTCGACAGCTATCCGTTGCTGCAGTCTCTCGACTTCTCTGACAACAAAATCATTTCTGTCGAAGATGACTCATTGGGTAGACTAGAAATGTTGCTGtttcttaatattaataagaatATTCTAACGTCTGTACCCAGATCTCTTCCCGacgaattaaaatatttatccaTAAATTATAACTTGATTAAGAATTTGACAATACCAGATTTCAAGAATTTACCAAATCTTCGTATATTGATGTTGAAGAGGAATAAAATACGCTATATTCAGGACCACGTATTTGATGATCTCTTATCATTGGAAATGTTGGATCTATCCGAAAATCCTATACAAACATTGTCATCGAATACATTCGATGGGCCATTATCTCTACGAGACTTACGGCTGTGTTTCCTAAACTTGTCGGTGCCCGCTCAGGATGGCTCGTTCCCGATGTCGTCTCCGGAGAGTGTGCAGATGCTGCACCTGCAGGCCAGCCCCGGCCTAGCGCGCCAGCTGCTCGCAGACTCCGCCGCGCTCGCCGCATTTTCACATCTACAGTACTTAGACCTCAGAATGAATAATCTCTCTACTATAAGGAACGACTTATTATTCTACCTTGCACAATTAAAGACTTTGAGATTACATGGAAATAATATAAACTGTAGCGCCGAGTTGTGGCTGAGAGATTGGATGATTTGGAACAAAAGTTTATCGGATGGTGAAACATGTTACTACTCTACTTCCGAATCGAAAGCAGATATGACTAAATACAATTGCACGTTCCCGGAAACGTTCACTATTAGTGAAAGTTTGCCTCCAGTTAACTTATACAGTActgaaatgataaataaattgcTAAGATACTACGggtatataaataacaaaacagaGAAAGCATCCTACAGACGAAATAACAATAAAGGTACCAATGAATTAAAGTTAAATAGAACTGTAATACAAAATACGGATAAAAACTCAATTTTATTCGACAAACCAAAAAGAGTTGATTTAAGAATTGATAATACAATTCCGTCAAATGATTACTTAAACGACACGGCTATTGTGAAGGCAAGAGAGTCATCAAAAGTTTTGGAtcaaaacaaaattcaaaacgATCAATTTAATATCGATCATAGATTTTTAGATATTGAGCCCTTTTTATCTAACCGCAATACGAAGCTGGAGAACGATGAAGAGAGTATAGAAATACGCAGAAAAAACAGATCTGGAAAACGTCTGAATACGCCTGTCAATATAACTAAGAAAACAAGTATGAAGAGCGATGGAAATGTAGACACTAAGCCGGGGCAGCTTTCAGCAGCCGTAAATTTGGATAACGGGACGGTCCATGAGAGGTTAAGTACAAATTCTGATGAAAAAATGGAATATTCGCCGTATCAATCGGCTCATTCCAGTTTCGCGCAGTACATGGGGACGCTTGCAGTGTCGGCGTTGATAGTTACATCGTTGATCCTGTGGGCGAGCTTCAGGCTGCGCTACCGCCGGCGGCGGGAGCCGGCGCGCGCCGACGCCGGGGACCAGATAGAGGTAGCCAACATATCTGGCGGCGTGCTCTGGTGA